A genomic stretch from Natronomonas gomsonensis includes:
- a CDS encoding metal-dependent hydrolase: MDKEGHVLNAIALGIGLGFILEPSGTLETLRAVVAVTIPLSLGALFPDVDTAFGKHRKTLHNLPVLFLFLAFPVVFDNLQYVWVGVLTHYVLDIVGSKRGIALFYPLLSDEYGFPTGVTTSSKFANIVTLVITGLELVVAAAVIHVLPQYIDLPTAAEITNAVL, encoded by the coding sequence ATGGACAAAGAAGGACACGTCCTGAACGCGATTGCACTCGGCATCGGTCTCGGCTTCATCCTCGAACCGTCCGGAACGCTGGAGACCCTACGGGCGGTCGTCGCCGTCACCATCCCGCTGTCGCTCGGAGCGCTGTTTCCCGACGTTGACACGGCGTTCGGCAAGCATCGCAAGACGCTCCACAACCTCCCGGTGTTGTTCCTGTTTCTCGCGTTCCCGGTGGTGTTCGACAACCTACAGTACGTCTGGGTCGGGGTTCTCACCCACTATGTCCTCGATATCGTCGGCAGCAAGCGCGGTATCGCGCTGTTCTACCCGCTTTTGAGCGACGAGTACGGCTTCCCAACCGGCGTCACCACCTCCAGTAAGTTCGCCAACATCGTCACGCTCGTGATTACGGGGCTGGAACTCGTCGTGGCTGCCGCCGTCATCCACGTCCTTCCGCAGTACATCGACCTGCCGACGGCCGCCGAAATCACGAACGCGGTACTCTAA
- a CDS encoding CinA family protein, with translation MAIEERIGEVLRERGEYVAAAESCTGGLIGSLLTDVPGSSDYFDRSVVTYTYDAKLEELGVPREILDSEGAVSEPVAEQMARGVRDGAGVTWGVATTGIAGPSGGTDEKPVGTVYIGVAHAGEWGSGESWCSVERYVFDGTRTEIKRQIAERALEDLADAAVGE, from the coding sequence ATGGCAATCGAGGAACGCATCGGCGAGGTTCTCCGGGAGCGCGGCGAGTACGTCGCTGCCGCCGAATCCTGCACCGGCGGCCTTATCGGGTCGCTGCTGACCGATGTCCCGGGTTCGAGCGACTACTTCGACCGCTCGGTCGTCACCTACACCTACGACGCGAAACTGGAGGAGTTGGGCGTCCCCCGGGAGATACTCGACAGCGAGGGTGCGGTCAGCGAACCGGTCGCCGAACAGATGGCCCGCGGCGTCCGCGACGGGGCGGGCGTGACGTGGGGCGTCGCAACCACCGGCATCGCCGGGCCGAGCGGCGGCACCGACGAAAAGCCCGTCGGGACGGTGTACATCGGCGTCGCCCACGCTGGCGAGTGGGGCAGTGGCGAGTCGTGGTGCTCCGTCGAGCGATACGTCTTCGACGGTACGCGGACGGAAATCAAGCGACAAATCGCGGAACGGGCGCTGGAGGATTTGGCCGACGCCGCTGTCGGCGAGTAG
- a CDS encoding pyridoxal phosphate-dependent aminotransferase: MDDYERPLFFHLMEYAAEADRDVVDMVSGNPDWEAPEALREGLREYADAPVDDFQYPPSEGLTELREEIAARRGVDVERVVITNGAGEANYLAMATALEALDGDEVLLADPVYPYYHKRTEMLDGMPRYVAADSDGTLDPEAVRTVASDDTAAIVVNSPNNPTGGVYGRETKRELVDIAEECDALLVSDEVYDHFVYDEGRFASVLEFDSENSVVTNAFSKSMAITGFRVGYAVFPEWLMDAVRTRHMLVNVAGSRPAQYAVLKALRETPAEYYERNRRMLEERIDAFCAALEEAGAEYTRPRGSFYVMARFDGYPGTLSNVERLIDEAGVAGMPGDAFGESRAEWLRFALVTPRAEEAARRLAEYF; the protein is encoded by the coding sequence ATGGACGACTACGAGCGGCCGCTGTTCTTCCATCTCATGGAGTACGCGGCCGAAGCGGACCGCGACGTCGTCGACATGGTGTCCGGCAACCCCGACTGGGAGGCCCCCGAGGCGCTTCGGGAGGGCCTCCGGGAGTACGCCGACGCGCCGGTCGACGACTTCCAGTACCCGCCAAGCGAGGGTCTCACCGAACTGCGCGAGGAAATCGCGGCGCGGCGTGGTGTCGATGTCGAGCGCGTCGTCATCACGAACGGCGCCGGCGAAGCGAACTACCTCGCGATGGCGACCGCACTGGAGGCACTGGACGGCGACGAGGTACTGTTGGCCGACCCCGTCTACCCCTACTACCACAAGCGAACCGAGATGCTCGACGGGATGCCGCGGTACGTCGCCGCCGACTCCGACGGGACGCTCGACCCCGAGGCGGTTCGGACGGTGGCGAGCGACGACACCGCCGCCATCGTCGTCAACTCACCGAACAACCCCACCGGCGGCGTGTACGGCCGGGAGACGAAACGCGAACTGGTCGACATCGCCGAGGAGTGCGACGCCCTGCTCGTCTCCGACGAGGTGTACGACCACTTCGTCTACGACGAGGGGCGTTTCGCCTCCGTCTTGGAGTTCGATTCGGAGAACAGCGTCGTCACCAACGCCTTCTCGAAGTCGATGGCGATTACGGGCTTCCGCGTCGGCTACGCCGTCTTCCCCGAGTGGCTGATGGACGCGGTTCGGACTCGACACATGCTCGTCAACGTCGCTGGCTCTCGGCCCGCCCAGTACGCGGTGTTGAAGGCGCTCCGGGAGACGCCGGCGGAGTACTACGAGCGGAACAGACGAATGCTCGAAGAGCGCATCGACGCCTTCTGTGCCGCCTTAGAGGAAGCCGGTGCCGAGTACACCCGCCCGCGTGGGAGTTTCTACGTGATGGCGCGCTTCGACGGCTATCCGGGCACGCTGTCGAACGTCGAGCGACTCATCGACGAGGCGGGCGTCGCGGGGATGCCGGGCGACGCCTTCGGCGAGTCACGCGCGGAGTGGCTCCGCTTTGCGCTCGTGACGCCTCGGGCGGAAGAGGCGGCCCGACGGCTGGCGGAGTACTTCTAA
- a CDS encoding rhomboid family intramembrane serine protease has protein sequence MANCDVCGKHVNMPYNCRHCGGTYCSEHRLPENHNCPSLESWNDPQGVFDSGFDDSVNDSGGTASSALEKIGLDTGAGGPLGYFRNNVSYLFLALTVVVFAVQYLLAPLFGVELPPPGVRPGDTTWGQIFTLTTEHPEYVWTWVISVFSHGGPTHLLFNGIVLYFFGPIVERQIGSKKFTVLFLVSGMAAGLGQVGVGLLTSEQVAVLGASGALMALLGVLAMTSPDLKVLLFFFIPVSMRTLAFLYAIGSVVFFVADGGPLSGVAHFAHLTGLVIGLWYGNRIKHKVGRGPGQLNIGPGRGGGGLR, from the coding sequence ATGGCGAACTGTGACGTGTGCGGCAAACACGTAAACATGCCGTACAACTGCCGGCACTGTGGCGGGACCTACTGTAGCGAACACAGGCTCCCGGAGAACCACAACTGCCCCAGTTTGGAGAGTTGGAACGACCCGCAGGGCGTCTTCGACAGCGGGTTCGACGACTCGGTGAACGACAGCGGCGGGACGGCCTCGAGCGCGCTCGAAAAAATCGGCCTCGACACCGGTGCTGGCGGGCCGTTGGGCTACTTCCGGAACAACGTCTCGTATCTGTTCCTCGCGCTCACCGTCGTCGTCTTCGCGGTGCAGTACCTCCTCGCACCGCTGTTCGGGGTCGAACTGCCGCCACCGGGAGTCCGGCCCGGCGATACGACGTGGGGACAGATATTCACCCTCACCACCGAACACCCCGAGTACGTCTGGACGTGGGTCATCTCGGTGTTCTCCCACGGCGGACCGACGCACCTGCTGTTCAACGGCATCGTGCTGTACTTCTTCGGCCCCATCGTCGAGCGACAAATCGGCTCGAAGAAGTTCACCGTCCTGTTTCTCGTCAGCGGGATGGCCGCCGGACTCGGACAGGTCGGCGTCGGGCTGCTCACCAGCGAGCAGGTCGCCGTCCTCGGTGCCTCCGGCGCGCTGATGGCGCTTCTGGGCGTCCTTGCGATGACCTCGCCGGACCTGAAGGTGCTGCTGTTCTTCTTCATCCCTGTCTCGATGCGGACGCTCGCGTTCCTGTACGCCATCGGGTCGGTCGTCTTCTTCGTCGCCGACGGCGGCCCGCTCAGCGGCGTCGCCCACTTCGCACACCTCACCGGACTCGTCATCGGCCTGTGGTACGGCAACCGCATCAAACACAAGGTCGGACGCGGTCCGGGACAGTTGAACATCGGCCCCGGTCGCGGTGGCGGCGGCCTCCGATGA
- a CDS encoding endonuclease V codes for MNVVEERYLPDPSLSREAMETLQRDIAEAAVFEDDIDFDPDDIASGEALVAGVDQAFLDDRAVSAVVVLRGDEVVERASAVTPLSIPYIPGLLAFREGDPIVAALETLDADPDLLVLDGSGRIHFREAGIATHVGVLFDTPAVGVAKNLLCGEPRQAVDSLPEGARVAIEADDSMPDTPAGETVGYAYQSRQYPDSTNINPLYVSSGHRLSAKTAVDCVAACGGAYKLPKPTRLADAYADELKETV; via the coding sequence ATGAACGTCGTCGAAGAGCGGTACCTCCCCGACCCCTCGCTGTCCCGCGAGGCGATGGAAACCCTCCAGCGAGACATCGCCGAGGCGGCCGTCTTCGAGGACGACATCGACTTCGACCCCGATGATATCGCCTCCGGTGAGGCTCTCGTCGCCGGCGTCGACCAGGCGTTCCTCGACGACCGCGCCGTCTCGGCGGTGGTCGTCCTGCGCGGCGACGAAGTGGTGGAACGGGCCAGCGCCGTCACGCCGCTGTCGATTCCCTACATTCCGGGCCTGCTCGCGTTTCGGGAGGGCGACCCCATCGTCGCGGCGCTGGAGACCCTCGATGCCGACCCGGACCTGTTGGTCCTCGACGGAAGCGGTCGCATCCACTTCCGAGAGGCCGGCATCGCCACCCACGTCGGCGTGCTGTTCGACACGCCAGCAGTCGGCGTCGCGAAGAACCTCCTGTGTGGCGAACCGCGACAGGCCGTCGACTCGCTGCCCGAGGGCGCCCGCGTCGCAATCGAAGCCGACGACTCGATGCCGGACACGCCGGCCGGCGAGACGGTCGGCTACGCCTACCAGAGCCGGCAGTACCCCGACTCCACGAACATCAATCCGCTGTACGTCTCCTCGGGGCATCGGCTGTCGGCGAAGACAGCCGTCGACTGCGTGGCCGCCTGCGGCGGCGCGTACAAACTCCCGAAACCGACGCGACTGGCCGACGCCTACGCCGACGAACTGAAGGAGACGGTCTGA
- a CDS encoding HAD family hydrolase has protein sequence MPDYDAVLFDSDGVLVEPPGAETQTAAIRRAFQSVGVDDPDQGHVQALTSGVTSETLDDIGATYEIDPVALWEAREHHDEQSQFEAFRAGDRDRYDDTAAVSDIPLPRGVVSNNHHSTIEFVLEFFEFDDDFDTYYGREKTVESLGLKKPNTHYVERALDDLGGGSALYVGDSENDVLAAHRAGLDSVFLRRQHCRSVDLSVDPTYELETLHGLAALLDE, from the coding sequence GTGCCCGACTACGATGCGGTCCTCTTCGACAGCGACGGCGTGTTGGTCGAACCGCCGGGCGCCGAAACCCAGACGGCGGCTATCCGGCGAGCCTTCCAGTCGGTCGGCGTCGACGACCCCGACCAGGGACACGTCCAAGCCCTCACGAGCGGCGTCACCAGCGAGACTCTTGACGACATCGGTGCGACCTACGAAATCGACCCGGTCGCCCTCTGGGAAGCCCGCGAACACCACGACGAGCAGTCGCAGTTCGAGGCGTTCAGAGCCGGCGACCGCGACCGCTACGACGACACCGCCGCAGTCTCCGATATTCCCCTCCCGCGTGGCGTCGTGAGCAACAACCACCACAGCACCATCGAGTTCGTACTGGAGTTCTTCGAATTCGACGACGACTTCGACACCTACTACGGCCGCGAGAAAACCGTCGAGAGTCTCGGTCTGAAGAAGCCGAACACCCACTACGTGGAGCGCGCTCTCGATGACTTGGGTGGTGGGTCGGCGCTGTACGTCGGCGACAGCGAAAACGACGTGCTCGCGGCCCACCGCGCCGGTCTCGATTCGGTGTTTCTGCGGCGTCAACACTGTCGGAGCGTCGACCTCTCGGTGGACCCGACGTACGAACTCGAAACGCTGCACGGCCTCGCGGCGTTGCTCGACGAGTAG
- a CDS encoding SDR family oxidoreductase produces the protein MSNRTVLITGCSSGIGRATAYAFLDEEWQVYATARNPADIQKLGEAGCDIGTIDVTDPEDCERVVDRIIEEEGRIDSLVNNAGYGQHGPIEDIDDDLFAKQFKVNVFGPHRLVREVLPHMREREEGTIVNVSSVAGRLATPGMGPYSASKHAMEGYSDSLRLEVEPFGIDVSVVQPGPVKTGFRERVDDELGRLDRTEAYADLYEFQEDASLFGADSPIAVHPAEVAEAIVEASVTPDPEPRYVVGRVAQLLIYASYLPDRISDRVFEAIRKYTS, from the coding sequence ATGAGCAATCGGACGGTTCTCATCACCGGCTGTTCGTCCGGCATCGGTCGAGCGACGGCCTACGCGTTCTTAGACGAGGAGTGGCAGGTGTACGCGACCGCACGGAATCCCGCCGACATCCAGAAGTTGGGCGAGGCGGGTTGTGACATCGGCACCATCGACGTGACCGACCCCGAGGACTGCGAGCGCGTCGTCGACCGCATCATCGAGGAGGAGGGTCGCATCGACTCGCTGGTCAACAACGCGGGCTACGGCCAACACGGCCCAATCGAAGACATCGACGACGACCTCTTTGCGAAACAGTTCAAAGTGAACGTCTTCGGGCCGCACCGACTCGTCCGCGAAGTGCTGCCGCACATGCGCGAGCGGGAGGAGGGCACCATCGTCAACGTCTCCTCGGTCGCCGGCCGACTGGCGACGCCGGGGATGGGCCCGTACTCGGCGTCGAAACACGCCATGGAGGGGTACAGCGACTCCCTCCGACTCGAAGTCGAGCCGTTCGGCATCGACGTGAGCGTCGTCCAGCCCGGTCCCGTGAAGACGGGTTTCCGCGAGCGCGTCGACGATGAACTCGGTCGTCTCGACCGCACGGAAGCCTACGCCGACCTCTATGAGTTCCAAGAGGACGCCTCGCTGTTCGGCGCCGACAGCCCCATCGCCGTCCACCCCGCCGAAGTCGCCGAAGCCATCGTCGAGGCGTCGGTGACCCCGGACCCCGAACCGCGTTACGTGGTCGGCCGCGTCGCCCAACTGCTGATTTACGCCAGCTACCTCCCAGACCGCATCAGCGACCGCGTCTTCGAGGCGATTCGAAAGTACACGTCGTGA
- a CDS encoding glycerate kinase type-2 family protein gives MTFADPPTDSPAHELAVDCLTAGIEASLPARAVERHCRLDGETLTIRDATYDLSAYDEVLVLGGGKGSDHLAASLEALLGEKLTDGVVVTNERAADPDRVTVLEGEHPTPGEGSIAGASAVLERAADATERTLVLAAIAGGGSALLCAPAEGLTVENLRTVTDGLLDAGASIDEINTVRRACSQIKGGGLAAAATPATVVGVLVSDVVGDDPAVIASGPTVTTKTDPEAALGVLERYGVGGDVRSWLADATPTKATDFDVNNHIVVSGRDAIDAARDVAREADYETCVLSTRIEGEASEAGRFHAAVAAEVVDSGDPLEAPAVLLSGGETTVTVSGDGDGGPNCEFALAGAVDLPPDAVLAAIDTDGGDGSTDAAGAVVDASTVTDQRAVHDVLVNNDSYGYLDNGGALLRCGATGTNVNDLRVVVIPAGRHSFAGGRS, from the coding sequence GTGACGTTCGCCGACCCGCCGACCGACTCGCCGGCCCACGAACTCGCTGTCGACTGCCTGACGGCCGGCATCGAGGCGTCGCTTCCGGCCCGCGCCGTCGAGCGACACTGCCGACTGGACGGCGAGACGCTCACCATCCGCGATGCCACGTACGACCTCTCGGCGTACGACGAGGTTCTCGTTCTCGGTGGAGGGAAAGGAAGCGACCACCTCGCGGCCTCACTGGAGGCGCTCTTGGGCGAGAAACTGACCGACGGCGTCGTCGTCACGAACGAGCGGGCCGCCGACCCCGACCGCGTGACCGTCCTGGAGGGCGAACACCCGACGCCGGGTGAGGGAAGCATCGCGGGTGCCTCTGCCGTCTTGGAACGTGCGGCAGACGCCACCGAGCGGACACTCGTGCTCGCGGCGATAGCCGGCGGCGGAAGCGCGTTGCTGTGTGCCCCCGCCGAGGGACTCACCGTCGAGAACCTGCGGACAGTCACGGACGGATTACTCGACGCCGGCGCATCCATCGACGAAATAAACACGGTCCGGCGCGCCTGTTCGCAAATCAAGGGCGGCGGTCTCGCGGCCGCTGCCACCCCGGCCACCGTCGTCGGCGTACTGGTCAGCGACGTAGTGGGTGACGACCCGGCGGTCATCGCCAGCGGCCCGACAGTCACAACCAAAACCGACCCCGAGGCCGCCCTCGGGGTGCTGGAGCGATACGGCGTCGGGGGCGACGTTCGCTCGTGGCTCGCGGATGCAACGCCGACGAAAGCGACCGATTTCGATGTGAACAACCACATCGTCGTCTCGGGGCGAGACGCCATCGACGCCGCGCGAGACGTTGCTCGCGAGGCCGACTACGAGACCTGTGTCCTCTCGACGCGAATCGAGGGAGAGGCCAGCGAAGCGGGGCGGTTCCACGCCGCCGTCGCCGCCGAAGTCGTCGACTCGGGGGACCCACTCGAGGCGCCCGCCGTGCTGCTGTCGGGTGGCGAGACGACGGTCACCGTCAGCGGTGACGGTGACGGCGGCCCGAACTGTGAGTTCGCACTCGCTGGGGCCGTCGACCTCCCGCCGGACGCCGTACTTGCAGCAATCGACACCGACGGCGGCGACGGCAGCACCGACGCCGCAGGCGCGGTGGTCGACGCTTCGACAGTCACCGACCAAAGGGCCGTACACGATGTGCTCGTGAACAACGACAGTTACGGCTACCTCGACAACGGCGGGGCGCTACTCCGATGCGGTGCGACCGGGACGAACGTAAACGACCTTCGAGTTGTGGTAATTCCTGCTGGCCGACATAGTTTTGCCGGTGGCCGGAGTTGA
- a CDS encoding ArsA family ATPase: MPTGGMSELSVEPVESVDEAELPVGVDAPEYVLYGGKGGVGKTTCAAATGLASARDGTSTLVVSTDPAHSLSDTLNTEIGSEPTRIKDDIPLYAVEIDPEAASEGPFVTDEEDQAEAAFDAGGAGGTDGAMGGLGGLEGMLGGGDHPLAGGAMPGADEAAAMQLLLEYLDDPRFDRVVVDTAPTGHTLRLLELPDVMDSMVGRLLSFREKLSGMAGSLGGLFGGGSDEDMEEGVDDLRELSSKIERLRTALRDPSRTDFRVVMVPEEMSVVESERLIDRLEGFGIPVGTVVVNRVSEDLTDVAGFDEEWFVAPDTEGCEFCRRRWEVQRSALKRAQELFRGRDVKRVPLFAEAVQGEAMLGVVGSCLD; this comes from the coding sequence GTGCCGACCGGCGGTATGAGCGAACTCAGCGTCGAACCGGTCGAGTCGGTCGACGAAGCCGAACTGCCGGTTGGTGTCGACGCCCCGGAGTACGTCCTCTACGGCGGGAAAGGCGGCGTCGGCAAGACGACGTGTGCGGCGGCGACGGGGCTGGCGAGTGCCCGCGACGGGACGTCGACGCTGGTGGTATCGACGGACCCCGCCCACTCGCTTTCGGACACGCTGAACACCGAGATTGGCTCGGAGCCGACACGAATCAAAGACGACATACCGCTGTACGCGGTCGAAATCGACCCCGAAGCGGCTTCTGAGGGACCGTTCGTCACCGACGAGGAGGACCAAGCGGAGGCGGCGTTCGACGCTGGCGGTGCCGGCGGCACGGACGGCGCGATGGGCGGCCTCGGTGGTCTCGAAGGGATGCTCGGCGGTGGCGACCACCCACTTGCCGGCGGTGCGATGCCGGGGGCCGACGAGGCGGCGGCGATGCAACTACTCCTCGAATATCTCGATGACCCGCGATTCGACCGGGTCGTCGTCGACACGGCGCCGACGGGACACACCCTGCGGCTGCTCGAACTCCCCGACGTGATGGACTCGATGGTCGGCCGACTGCTCTCCTTCCGGGAGAAACTGTCGGGGATGGCGGGCAGCCTCGGCGGACTGTTCGGCGGCGGGAGCGACGAGGACATGGAAGAGGGCGTCGACGATTTGCGGGAGTTGTCGTCGAAAATCGAGCGGCTCCGGACTGCGCTTCGAGACCCCTCTCGAACCGATTTCCGGGTCGTGATGGTGCCCGAGGAGATGAGCGTCGTCGAAAGCGAACGGCTCATCGACCGTCTAGAGGGGTTCGGGATTCCCGTCGGCACCGTCGTCGTCAACCGCGTGAGCGAGGATTTGACCGACGTTGCGGGCTTCGACGAGGAGTGGTTCGTCGCACCGGACACGGAAGGCTGTGAGTTCTGTCGGCGGCGCTGGGAGGTCCAACGGTCGGCACTAAAGCGGGCACAGGAACTGTTCCGCGGACGGGACGTAAAACGGGTGCCACTGTTCGCCGAGGCGGTGCAGGGCGAGGCGATGCTGGGCGTCGTCGGGTCGTGTCTCGATTAA
- a CDS encoding DUF5788 family protein, whose protein sequence is MQEYERKQLLERIGRESATLGVDIPEHIDVQGEEVELQSFVFEIKRLDSVPPGERDRVEQAKRNLRRERLERKERIEEGEISFEAGEELADAIIGIDRALEALENLNAGSVEAEAKRQEAADTKRWMDFLKQALGRDDDGPAVR, encoded by the coding sequence GTGCAGGAGTACGAGCGGAAACAGCTCCTCGAACGCATCGGCCGCGAGAGCGCGACGCTCGGGGTCGACATCCCCGAGCACATCGACGTGCAGGGCGAGGAGGTCGAACTGCAGTCGTTCGTCTTCGAAATCAAGCGCCTCGATTCGGTGCCGCCCGGCGAGCGCGACCGCGTCGAGCAGGCAAAGCGGAACCTCCGACGGGAACGCCTCGAACGGAAGGAGCGAATCGAGGAGGGCGAAATCAGTTTCGAGGCGGGCGAGGAGTTGGCCGACGCCATCATCGGCATCGACCGGGCACTGGAGGCCCTAGAGAACCTCAACGCGGGAAGCGTCGAAGCCGAGGCGAAACGGCAGGAAGCCGCCGACACGAAACGCTGGATGGACTTCCTGAAGCAGGCGCTGGGGCGCGACGACGACGGACCGGCGGTGCGATAA
- the polX gene encoding DNA polymerase/3'-5' exonuclease PolX yields the protein MSRNAEIAALLEEFADHLEARDVDYKPNSYRRAADSVRGHTVAVETLREEGGEEAIKEIEDVGDAIASKIVEYLDTGEIEELEELREGLPVEMDALTAVEGVGPKTVKALYDALDVETLEDLEAAAEAGEIREVKGFGAKTEENILEAIPFARESRARSLLGEARPVADRVLAFFESLDAVDRVDVAGSLRRWRPTIGDIDVLVGSDDADAVIEAFESWEEAGTVIEAGTSKASVRKNGMRVDLRVVVDEEFGAALQYFTGSKDHNVAVRNRAIEMGLKVNEYGVFDISEVDDPDAGQRVGERVASETEEGVYDALDMAWMAPELRENRGEVDAAASGGLPDLLTTDDVRGDLHLHTEHSDGETTIEAMADAAADFGHDYISVADHATGPGMVGGVGLTDEELRDQIEEIRAVDDTVDIDVFAGVEANIDADGGVSVGEGVLAELDCVVASPHSGLDGDGTDRIVTAIEHPEVDIIGHPTGRLLNQRPGLDLDIERVAEAAADSGTALELNADPHRLDLRSSNVKVAIEAGATIAIDTDAHRPGAYDSIRYGVHTARRGWAEADDVLNTRDVDGVREFLGL from the coding sequence ATGAGCAGGAACGCCGAAATCGCGGCGCTGTTAGAGGAGTTCGCCGACCACCTCGAAGCCCGCGACGTCGACTACAAGCCGAACAGCTACCGCCGGGCCGCCGACAGCGTCCGTGGCCACACCGTCGCCGTCGAGACGCTCCGCGAGGAAGGCGGCGAGGAAGCCATCAAGGAAATCGAAGACGTAGGCGACGCCATCGCCTCGAAAATCGTCGAGTACCTCGATACCGGCGAAATCGAGGAGTTAGAGGAACTCCGAGAAGGGCTCCCCGTGGAGATGGACGCACTCACCGCCGTCGAGGGCGTCGGCCCCAAGACCGTCAAGGCGCTGTACGACGCCCTCGACGTGGAGACCCTAGAGGACCTCGAAGCCGCCGCCGAAGCCGGCGAGATACGCGAAGTGAAAGGGTTCGGCGCCAAGACCGAGGAGAACATCCTCGAGGCGATTCCCTTCGCTCGGGAGTCCAGAGCGCGGAGTCTGCTGGGAGAGGCCCGTCCCGTCGCCGACCGGGTGTTGGCGTTCTTCGAGAGCCTCGATGCCGTCGACCGCGTCGACGTGGCGGGGTCGCTGCGGCGCTGGCGGCCCACCATTGGCGACATCGACGTGCTCGTCGGGTCGGACGACGCCGACGCGGTCATCGAGGCGTTCGAATCCTGGGAGGAAGCCGGCACGGTCATCGAGGCCGGCACGAGCAAGGCCTCGGTCCGAAAGAACGGCATGCGAGTCGATTTGCGCGTCGTCGTCGACGAGGAGTTCGGCGCCGCACTCCAGTATTTCACCGGCAGCAAGGACCACAACGTCGCCGTCCGGAACCGCGCCATCGAGATGGGGCTGAAAGTCAACGAGTACGGCGTCTTCGACATCAGCGAGGTCGACGACCCCGATGCCGGACAACGCGTCGGCGAACGCGTCGCCAGCGAAACCGAAGAGGGTGTCTACGACGCTCTCGACATGGCGTGGATGGCTCCCGAGTTGCGAGAGAACCGCGGCGAGGTCGACGCCGCTGCGTCGGGTGGGTTGCCCGACCTCCTCACGACTGACGACGTTCGTGGCGACCTCCACCTCCACACGGAGCACTCCGACGGCGAGACGACCATCGAGGCGATGGCCGACGCCGCCGCCGACTTCGGTCACGACTACATCTCCGTCGCCGACCACGCCACCGGGCCGGGGATGGTCGGCGGTGTCGGCCTGACCGACGAGGAACTGCGGGACCAAATCGAGGAGATTCGAGCCGTCGACGACACAGTCGACATCGACGTCTTCGCCGGCGTCGAGGCCAATATCGACGCCGACGGCGGCGTCTCCGTCGGCGAAGGCGTACTCGCCGAGTTGGACTGTGTCGTCGCTTCCCCCCACAGCGGCCTCGACGGCGACGGCACCGACCGTATCGTCACCGCCATCGAACACCCCGAGGTCGACATCATCGGACACCCCACGGGTCGGTTGTTGAACCAGCGGCCGGGACTCGACCTCGATATCGAGCGGGTGGCGGAGGCCGCCGCCGACAGCGGGACCGCCCTCGAACTCAACGCCGACCCACACCGTCTCGACCTCCGCTCCAGTAACGTGAAAGTCGCAATCGAGGCCGGCGCGACCATCGCTATCGACACCGACGCCCACCGTCCCGGCGCCTACGATTCGATTCGTTACGGCGTACACACGGCCCGGCGCGGGTGGGCCGAAGCCGACGACGTACTCAACACCCGAGACGTCGACGGCGTTCGGGAGTTCCTGGGGCTGTGA
- a CDS encoding Mut7-C RNAse domain-containing protein encodes MTGQESAFRPETDRLLLDVMLGKLAVYLRLCGYDAAYAGDRGVEADDRILDIAAEENRTLLTRDVSLAGQAESSILLTKRDVEDQLAELREAGVELAVAETPTRCGRCNGPLLAVEDDETTPEYAPDPEETDCWRCRDCGQLFWKGSHWKRMNETLD; translated from the coding sequence GTGACCGGACAGGAGTCGGCGTTTCGACCCGAAACGGACCGGCTGTTGCTCGACGTGATGCTCGGAAAGCTCGCCGTCTACCTGCGGTTGTGTGGCTACGACGCCGCCTACGCCGGCGACCGCGGCGTCGAGGCCGACGACCGCATCCTCGATATCGCGGCCGAGGAAAACAGGACGCTTCTCACCCGCGACGTGTCACTGGCCGGGCAGGCCGAGTCCTCGATACTCCTCACGAAACGCGACGTGGAGGACCAACTGGCCGAGTTACGCGAGGCGGGCGTCGAGTTGGCCGTCGCCGAGACGCCGACACGGTGCGGACGATGTAACGGCCCGCTCCTCGCGGTCGAAGACGACGAGACGACACCGGAGTACGCCCCTGACCCCGAAGAAACCGACTGCTGGCGATGTCGGGACTGTGGGCAACTGTTCTGGAAGGGGAGCCACTGGAAACGGATGAACGAGACGCTGGATTAG